The Syntrophobacterales bacterium genome includes a region encoding these proteins:
- a CDS encoding HD domain-containing protein → MNTGGEKGYKAATVAAAIKKIITEANADLAHARNTTELTLTLFDALVGLHKLTLRDRFLLEVSSMLHDIGWLRTTNGAHHKHSRDMILEAKLPGINKKEQKICALIARYHNKAEPDAAKHRQFASLKSSSRFVVLWGAAILRVADGLDCNHNGKVHVAGCNIVKTRLTILLASKSDCSREIRRAKRKGALFSRMAERELAFLQCL, encoded by the coding sequence ATGAACACTGGTGGGGAAAAAGGGTATAAAGCAGCCACCGTTGCCGCCGCAATCAAGAAAATCATTACAGAGGCCAATGCCGACTTGGCGCATGCAAGAAATACCACTGAACTGACGCTCACCCTCTTCGACGCGCTTGTCGGCCTCCACAAACTGACCCTCCGCGACCGTTTTCTTTTGGAGGTCTCGTCAATGCTTCACGATATCGGCTGGTTGCGCACAACAAATGGCGCTCATCACAAACACAGTCGTGACATGATCCTCGAGGCCAAGCTTCCCGGAATTAACAAAAAAGAGCAAAAAATCTGCGCCCTGATCGCCCGCTACCATAACAAGGCGGAACCGGACGCGGCAAAGCACAGACAATTCGCCTCGTTGAAGAGTTCGAGTAGATTTGTTGTTTTGTGGGGTGCGGCAATACTGCGGGTCGCCGACGGACTTGACTGCAATCATAATGGCAAGGTGCACGTTGCCGGCTGCAATATCGTAAAAACGAGACTGACGATCCTCCTTGCCTCCAAAAGCGACTGTTCCAGGGAAATCAGGAGGGCAAAAAGGAAGGGGGCGCTGTTTTCCCGGATGGCCGAACGGGAGTTGGCGTTTCTGCAATGCTTATAG
- the ppk1 gene encoding polyphosphate kinase 1, translating to MKEIKATTLKKKRTVKASPKKTKASLAQNDAKLQTQTTAHPDGEKIKEISIKDPSLLLNRDLSWLEFNRRVLEEAEDPSTPALEKLKFISIFSSNLDEFFQIRVGALARLIQAGVIDADPSGMLPQQIMTDIAQKARAYVAQQYSCFQQIVLPDLQQAGIRIRSVDSLDKKEINKLNRYFETQVLPILTPLAVDAGHPFPFLGNLRLNLMVMFKEPQTTLDSQTYLFDMDSTQDNYIQPYAFIEVPSLLPRLIPVEEGINKNERHFVLLEDLISLKIGGLFPGMNITACFPFRVTRNQDYDLHEDSVMDLLKSVEAELKDRSNKIAVRLEVKKGFHQKMLRTLCRGLAMEETNIYHIPGPLNLCGLLPLYDLPVANIYRDEPFNPRIPRRLAGKEDIFSVIREGDMFLHHPYDSFGVVVDFINTAAEDPDVLAIKQTLYRIDRNSPIVEALCRAAEHGKQVTAVIEIKARFDEAKNIDLAQRMEKSGINPIYGFVNWKIHCKAALVVRREGDKLRSYVHLSSGNYNTQTAQLYTDVGLMTADPEISNDIASLFNVITGFNSWTGRDMLKPENIEARFKRLFLSPVNMRERIIALIDREIKQSSAKAPGRIIAKMNALLDEPTIRALYRASQAGVRIDLIVRGICCLRPGIPGISENIHVSSILDRFLEHSRIYYFHNGGNPDIYSGSADWMPRNFKKRAEILYPVNDKKLKTRIVNEILMTYLNDNIKSRIMQPDGSYRRVPRDVGKPPVRSQSALIAIARKGGLKSPPYSELVKRIGQRKGRKK from the coding sequence ATGAAAGAGATCAAAGCGACAACCTTGAAAAAGAAGAGAACGGTAAAAGCATCCCCCAAAAAGACAAAAGCGTCGCTTGCTCAAAACGATGCCAAGCTGCAGACGCAGACAACGGCGCACCCTGATGGGGAAAAGATCAAGGAAATAAGCATCAAGGACCCCTCTTTGCTGTTGAACCGGGATCTCTCCTGGCTCGAGTTCAACCGCCGGGTGCTTGAGGAAGCCGAAGACCCCTCTACGCCGGCCCTCGAAAAGCTGAAATTTATCTCCATCTTCAGCTCCAATCTGGATGAATTCTTTCAGATTCGCGTCGGCGCCCTGGCTCGTCTCATCCAGGCCGGGGTAATCGATGCGGATCCCTCGGGGATGCTCCCCCAACAGATCATGACAGACATCGCCCAAAAGGCGCGCGCCTACGTTGCGCAACAGTACAGTTGTTTCCAGCAGATCGTCCTTCCCGACCTCCAACAGGCCGGAATCCGGATTCGCTCCGTTGATTCCCTTGACAAAAAAGAGATCAACAAACTTAACAGATACTTTGAGACGCAGGTGCTTCCCATTCTTACGCCGCTCGCCGTTGACGCGGGTCATCCCTTCCCCTTTCTCGGCAATCTGCGACTCAATCTGATGGTCATGTTCAAGGAGCCGCAGACCACCCTTGACTCACAGACCTACCTGTTCGACATGGATTCCACCCAGGACAACTATATTCAGCCCTACGCCTTTATCGAGGTCCCTTCGCTGCTGCCGCGGCTGATCCCCGTGGAGGAGGGGATAAACAAAAACGAACGCCATTTTGTCCTGCTCGAAGACCTGATCAGTTTGAAAATCGGGGGGCTTTTCCCGGGGATGAATATCACCGCCTGCTTTCCCTTCCGCGTCACCCGCAATCAGGATTACGACCTCCACGAAGACTCGGTGATGGATCTGCTGAAATCGGTGGAAGCCGAACTTAAAGACCGTTCCAACAAAATCGCCGTCCGTCTTGAGGTAAAAAAAGGCTTCCACCAGAAGATGCTGCGCACCTTGTGCCGGGGGCTGGCAATGGAAGAAACCAATATCTATCACATACCCGGTCCGCTGAACCTCTGCGGACTGCTGCCGCTATACGATCTGCCCGTTGCAAATATTTACCGGGATGAGCCGTTCAATCCCCGGATTCCCCGCCGTCTTGCCGGCAAGGAGGACATCTTCAGCGTTATCCGGGAAGGCGACATGTTCCTCCACCACCCGTATGACTCATTCGGAGTTGTTGTTGACTTCATCAATACCGCCGCTGAAGACCCTGATGTGCTTGCCATCAAGCAGACCCTTTACCGGATTGACCGCAATTCGCCGATAGTCGAAGCCCTCTGCCGCGCTGCTGAACATGGGAAGCAGGTTACCGCCGTGATCGAGATCAAGGCCCGTTTTGACGAGGCAAAGAACATCGATCTTGCCCAGCGTATGGAAAAATCGGGCATCAACCCCATTTACGGCTTTGTCAACTGGAAGATCCACTGCAAGGCAGCGCTCGTTGTCAGACGCGAAGGCGATAAGCTGCGCAGCTATGTCCATCTTTCCTCGGGGAATTACAATACCCAGACAGCCCAGCTCTACACCGATGTCGGGCTGATGACCGCCGATCCGGAAATCAGCAATGACATCGCCTCGCTGTTCAACGTCATTACCGGATTCAATTCCTGGACCGGCAGGGACATGCTGAAACCGGAAAACATCGAGGCGCGCTTCAAAAGGCTCTTCCTTTCCCCTGTAAATATGCGCGAGCGGATCATCGCGCTGATTGATCGCGAGATCAAGCAATCCTCCGCCAAAGCGCCCGGTCGAATCATTGCCAAGATGAACGCCCTGCTCGACGAGCCAACCATCCGCGCCCTCTATCGGGCGTCACAGGCAGGCGTAAGGATAGATTTGATCGTCCGCGGCATCTGCTGCCTGCGACCCGGGATTCCCGGCATCAGCGAAAACATCCACGTAAGCAGCATCCTCGATCGGTTCCTTGAACATTCCCGCATCTACTACTTCCATAACGGCGGCAATCCGGACATCTATTCGGGAAGCGCCGACTGGATGCCCCGCAACTTCAAGAAGAGGGCGGAAATCCTCTATCCTGTCAATGACAAGAAGCTAAAAACGCGGATCGTCAATGAAATACTGATGACGTATTTAAACGACAACATCAAATCCCGCATCATGCAGCCGGATGGAAGCTACCGGCGTGTGCCGCGCGATGTCGGCAAACCCCCGGTGCGCAGCCAAAGCGCCCTGATCGCGATCGCGCGGAAGGGCGGGTTAAAATCGCCCCCCTACTCCGAACTCGTCAAACGGATCGGTCAACGGAAGGGTAGAAAAAAATGA